A single region of the Oryzias latipes chromosome 19, ASM223467v1 genome encodes:
- the LOC101162715 gene encoding histone H1.0-B, whose protein sequence is MAETSSAPSKAKKTAKAKKPASHPKYSDMIKAAIVHDASRSGASRQSIQKYVRKNYKVGDNADVQIKMALKRLVASGMLRHTKGIGASGSFRLTKPEDAKKSSSKAAAPAKPKKVAKPKAAKKAAKPKKVSKTPEKPKKAPAKKVKKVAKKASPVKAKKAPAKKPKAAKAKAKPAKKAAKPKAKTPKKAAKTSKKK, encoded by the coding sequence ATGGCGGAGACGTCAAGTGCTCCAtctaaagccaaaaagacagcCAAGGCTAAAAAGCCCGCTTCTCATCCCAAATACTCGGACATGATCAAAGCGGCTATTGTCCACGACGCGAGCCGGAGCGGAGCGTCCCGCCAGTCCATCCAGAAGTACGTGAGGAAGAACTACAAAGTGGGCGACAACGCCGACGTCCAGATCAAAATGGCCCTAAAACGGCTGGTGGCTTCTGGGATGCTGCGCCACACCAAAGGTATCGGAGCGTCCGGCTCCTTCCGGCTGACCAAACCGGAGGACGCCAAAAAGTCCAGCAGCAAGGCAGCTGCGCCCGCCAAACCCAAGAAAGTAGCAAAACCCAAGGCGGCCAAGAAGGCGGCCAAGCCCAAGAAGGTGTCCAAGACCCCGGAGAAGCCCAAGAAGGCACCTGCGAAGAAAGTCAAAAAGGTTGCCAAGAAGGCGTCTCCGGTGAAAGCGAAGAAAGCTCCGGCGAAGAAGCCCAAGGCAGCCAAAGCCAAGGCAAAGCCAGCGAAGAAAGCAGCCAAACCCAAGGCAAAGACACCCAAGAAGGCAGCAAAGACGTCCAAAAAGAAGTAG